CGCTGTACAGTTCCAAAATTTAAGATATCGTTAATTACCTTTTTTGCAAGATTAACAGGAATAGCAAAACCATATCCTTCATAAGCTCCAGTTTGAGAAGCAATGGCTGCATTAATTCCAATTAATTCACCATTAGTATTTACCAATGCGCCCCCACTATTGCCAGGATTAATTGCTGCATCGGTTTGGATAAATGCTTCAATTGGACGAGAGTCCGGATCATCATTTCTCAAAATACCTATATTACGGGCTTTTGCACTTATAATTCCGGCTGTAACGGTTGAGGTAAGATTGAAAGGATTACCTACTGCCAACACCCACTCCCCGACCTTTACATTATCAGAGTTACCATATTTAACAAAAGGTAGGTTCTTCTCTTCTATTTTAATCAAAGCCAAATCAGTATTTGGGTCAGTACCGATAAGTTTTCCTTTAAACGAGCGTTTATCATTCAACACTACTTCAATTTCATCGGCACCTTCAACAACATGATTATTGGTAACAATGTAACCATCAGGAGCTATAATCACTCCCGAACCTGAAGCTTTTTGAGGTTGACGGCTCCGCCCTCTTCCCCCAAAGAAATCGTCAAACATATCACCGAATGGGTTATATTGCTGCTGCCCCCTACCAGAAGTATAGGTAGTTTTAATATGCACAACACCGGGGGTTACCAATGCTGCTGCACCGGTAAAGTCAACATCGCCGGCTGAGCCAACCATGCTCCCTTTTTCACCCCAACTAACAAACTTCACATTCTGTTTGTCTTCAATTGAAATTTCGCTTTTGTTCTCGAAAACTTTGTATGCCCCAACGGCCACTACACCACCAACGCAGGCAGTTAATAATGTTAAAGCTATTTTTTTCATGTTTTCTATTTTACTATTCCTTCTAACTCAAAATTAATACTCGTTTATTACAAAAACCAAATGCCTTTTATTTTAGTTTTGTAAAATTGAACTTACAAACTACGAAACGATTCGTATTTAAGTTTTAGTATATCAAATTTAAAATTTAATGAAACTTAAGTTTTTTAAATATCAAGGCGCAGGAAATGATTTTGTATTAATCGACAATAGGACCTCGCCCATTTCTATCAATACAGAACTATTCCGCCATCTATGCGATCGCCGTTTTGGTATTGGAGGAGATGGAATTATGTTACTGCAAAATCATCCCGGATATGACTTCGAAATGATTTATGCCAATTCTGATGGCAATCCAAGTACCATGTGTGGCAACGGCGGCAGATGCATAACTGCCTTTGCCAATCATCTAGGCATTTTTAATGCCGAAACCAATTTTATTGCTGT
Above is a window of Solitalea lacus DNA encoding:
- a CDS encoding Do family serine endopeptidase, with the protein product MKKIALTLLTACVGGVVAVGAYKVFENKSEISIEDKQNVKFVSWGEKGSMVGSAGDVDFTGAAALVTPGVVHIKTTYTSGRGQQQYNPFGDMFDDFFGGRGRSRQPQKASGSGVIIAPDGYIVTNNHVVEGADEIEVVLNDKRSFKGKLIGTDPNTDLALIKIEEKNLPFVKYGNSDNVKVGEWVLAVGNPFNLTSTVTAGIISAKARNIGILRNDDPDSRPIEAFIQTDAAINPGNSGGALVNTNGELIGINAAIASQTGAYEGYGFAIPVNLAKKVINDILNFGTVQRGYLGVQFNENSAELAQEKGLKTINGVYVESVMEGGAAEAAGVKSGDLITKIEGNVIKSGADLQEQIGLHRPGDAVNLTVLRAGNEKNIRVILKNAENTASLVKSTSSAAYDKLGAKFSPLSDAEKRKYRVQSGVKVTALKEGGVLAQYDIQQGFVVTRVNGKTVSSEEDVKAALKNSKNGMVNLEGIYPDEPSSRYSFSFPVATK